A window from Bacteroidales bacterium encodes these proteins:
- a CDS encoding DUF6588 family protein, producing the protein MKKFQKPAWLLVIVLASVIITPTFAQIEEIGNLVAGGTMDAKTLLQPYITPAINGFGAALSGGWYNTAEPHKLGGFDITFTGNVAFIPSSDKTFTIDNNALNVLKLGPSESNVSQSVSGDNENGPMLVYNVKDGDGNVVYSVDAFRMPQGLNVGVVPGPMIQAGVGLIKGTDVMFRYFPDIQMKGNEIGLWGIGGRHDIKQWIPGVKRIPVFKMSVMYGYTKLHTFVSMNIDPGTVNAESLEVRGENNWEDQYMKLWVKSHTANLLLAADLKVVTFYGGIGWVTTKTNLKFEGNFPIITVPEGEFQPVVISTPNPLSMEIKNQDGSITKPRFNAGIRFKLAVVTIHFDYSWANYSVLTGGLGISFR; encoded by the coding sequence ATGAAAAAATTTCAAAAACCAGCGTGGTTACTGGTAATTGTCCTTGCTTCAGTCATAATTACCCCAACCTTTGCCCAGATTGAAGAAATCGGAAACCTGGTCGCCGGAGGAACAATGGATGCAAAAACCCTGCTGCAGCCATATATAACTCCCGCTATTAATGGCTTCGGGGCTGCACTTAGCGGTGGATGGTATAACACGGCAGAGCCTCATAAATTAGGAGGATTTGACATCACCTTTACCGGAAACGTAGCATTTATCCCAAGTTCCGATAAGACATTTACTATTGATAATAATGCCCTGAATGTTTTGAAACTGGGACCATCTGAAAGTAATGTTTCCCAATCTGTTTCAGGTGATAATGAAAATGGGCCCATGCTTGTTTATAATGTTAAAGATGGAGATGGCAATGTCGTATATAGTGTGGATGCATTTAGAATGCCACAGGGACTTAATGTAGGTGTTGTGCCAGGCCCCATGATTCAGGCCGGTGTCGGTTTAATAAAAGGGACTGATGTTATGTTCCGATATTTTCCTGACATTCAAATGAAAGGAAATGAAATTGGCTTATGGGGCATCGGAGGAAGACATGATATTAAACAATGGATACCGGGTGTTAAAAGAATTCCGGTTTTCAAAATGTCGGTCATGTATGGCTATACAAAACTTCATACGTTTGTTTCCATGAACATCGATCCGGGTACTGTAAATGCTGAATCCCTTGAGGTGCGCGGTGAAAATAACTGGGAAGACCAGTATATGAAACTATGGGTAAAAAGCCATACAGCAAATCTTTTATTGGCAGCCGACTTAAAAGTTGTTACATTTTATGGAGGAATCGGTTGGGTTACAACAAAAACGAACCTGAAATTTGAAGGAAATTTCCCCATTATAACGGTCCCTGAAGGCGAATTTCAACCAGTCGTTATTTCGACCCCTAACCCTCTTTCAATGGAAATAAAAAACCAGGACGGAAGCATTACAAAACCCAGATTTAATGCAGGAATTCGGTTTAAACTTGCTGTTGTCACCATTCATTTTGATTACAGCTGGGCAAATTACAGTGTTTTGACAGGAGGGCTGGGAATTTCGTTCAGATAG
- a CDS encoding TIM barrel protein, with product MNTRRTFIKRSLMGAGALMVLPNLAIQASGDSGIKISLAEWSFHRAIKAKKMDHLDFAMIAKRDYGINAVEYVNGFFGGSKMNFKKAATDKTYLNEMLKRSQDAGVYNHLLMCDDEGDLSVPNEKTLMQSVENHKKWIEAAKVLGCATVRVNLHGKGSPEGRKTAAVNALGKLGEFAAPMNINVVVENHGSVTSDAEWLCDVMKQVGKENVGTLPDFGNFCISDPWGTIQDGCKDMYDIYKGVELLLQYAKGVSAKTYDFDEKGEQPKLDYKKLLDIVKNSGFKGYIGVEFEGNSQSEDTGVRKTQQLLARYI from the coding sequence ATGAATACACGAAGGACCTTCATAAAACGATCCCTGATGGGAGCCGGTGCTCTAATGGTATTGCCAAATCTTGCCATTCAAGCATCCGGTGATTCCGGTATTAAAATCTCGTTAGCAGAATGGTCATTTCACCGGGCAATAAAGGCAAAGAAAATGGACCACCTTGATTTTGCAATGATTGCAAAAAGAGATTACGGCATTAATGCGGTTGAATATGTAAACGGGTTCTTCGGAGGTTCAAAAATGAATTTTAAGAAGGCTGCCACCGACAAAACCTATTTAAATGAAATGCTGAAAAGAAGCCAGGATGCCGGTGTATATAATCACTTGCTGATGTGTGATGATGAAGGCGATCTTTCAGTTCCCAATGAAAAAACATTAATGCAATCGGTAGAGAATCATAAAAAGTGGATTGAAGCCGCCAAAGTACTGGGTTGTGCAACTGTAAGGGTGAACCTGCACGGGAAGGGGAGTCCCGAAGGAAGAAAAACTGCTGCAGTCAATGCCCTTGGGAAACTGGGCGAATTTGCAGCGCCTATGAACATAAATGTCGTGGTTGAAAATCACGGAAGCGTTACTTCGGATGCAGAATGGCTTTGTGATGTGATGAAACAGGTAGGAAAAGAAAATGTCGGCACTTTGCCTGACTTCGGCAATTTCTGTATATCTGATCCCTGGGGAACCATACAGGATGGATGCAAGGACATGTATGATATTTATAAGGGAGTTGAACTTTTGCTTCAGTATGCCAAAGGTGTAAGTGCTAAAACGTATGATTTCGATGAAAAAGGTGAACAGCCGAAACTTGATTATAAGAAGTTGCTGGATATTGTAAAAAATTCAGGTTTTAAGGGGTACATAGGAGTTGAGTTTGAAGGAAATTCTCAGAGTGAGGACACAGGTGTGAGAAAGACTCAGCAATTGTTGGCAAGGTACATTTAG
- a CDS encoding carboxymuconolactone decarboxylase family protein — MPYIPVEEHLPGITGLLEYSPETSGPLRDLTQILLRGPSSLSFGERELIASLISYKNNCRFCYSAHSAVARILTDDKDLISSILTDIETSPVSEKMKALLQIASLVQISGKSVTASSIERAKSAGATDQEIHDTVLIAALFCLYNRYVDGLNTVTPLNPVFYENLAARISKGYTRLPGGYDHLKSQPI, encoded by the coding sequence ATGCCTTACATTCCAGTAGAAGAGCATTTGCCGGGCATAACCGGTCTGCTTGAATACAGCCCTGAAACCTCGGGACCACTACGCGATCTAACACAGATTCTGCTTCGCGGACCGTCTTCGCTTTCCTTTGGTGAGCGCGAACTTATTGCTTCCCTGATATCATACAAAAATAACTGTCGTTTTTGTTACAGTGCACATTCTGCTGTAGCCCGGATTCTTACTGACGATAAGGATTTAATAAGCTCCATTCTCACGGATATAGAAACTTCCCCTGTAAGTGAGAAAATGAAAGCGTTGTTGCAGATCGCTTCGCTGGTGCAAATCAGCGGGAAAAGTGTTACTGCCTCATCCATTGAAAGAGCAAAATCTGCGGGGGCAACCGACCAGGAAATTCATGATACCGTATTAATTGCGGCTCTTTTTTGCCTGTATAATCGGTATGTGGATGGCCTGAATACGGTAACCCCGTTAAACCCGGTATTCTATGAAAACCTTGCTGCCCGCATATCAAAAGGATACACCCGGCTACCTGGGGGATATGATCACTTAAAAAGTCAACCGATTTAA
- a CDS encoding TonB-dependent receptor: MRKIFLLADLFVPLLLFSQQPESNTSASDSASRVFMNEVVVSASRVPESILRSPVSVEKLDATAIHETPSFSFYEGLQNLKSLEMVTSGLTYKQVNTRGFNDTGNSRFLQLVDGVDNQTPGLSFAVGNLFGLSELDVESVELIPGSASALYGPVAFNGVLLMRSKDPFKYQGLSAQVRAGMNHFGEKYANPTGLYDFSIRYARAFNNKLAFKFNAAYFSGLDWYATNYTDVDPGTPANQRGINNPARNALNIYGDDEARTLEGIGRVSRTGYEERYLLDYDVYSLKLSGAVHYRITDNMELAYQYNFNQGRAAYTGSNRFQLNNFVFEQHKVELKGSNYFIRAYANIENSKDSYNGKGLGQLINKTWVRDLDGNIVPDNQADDMWFNRYAAAYNGTIEGVAAGSHSAARAFADEGRYLPGSKAFNSKKDSLIGVQGIQGAGILSQSKFYHVEGQYDLSQKVQFVELLVGGNFRMYDMFTNGTLFDDINNKITIKEGGAFVQVGKELLDEKLKITGSLRYDKNQNFEGRLTPRATLVYTVAQNHNFRASYQTGFRNPTPGDQYIKLNAGPITILGGVPDNSKGMNVYENTFTAASLGPFFGAFGEAVQGGASPEEAVMLAKDLLVKSNVPYIKPERVQTFEIGYKAIITKKVLVDLNFYFSSYHDFILNQVVMQPQSPVLGDDGKINPLAAMDLLNGNSHLFQLYTNANDKVTSEGATLGLTWLLPHRYTLGGNVTWAKFNLLNADPNDIPAFNTPANRTNLTFGNNALNDHIGFSLAWRWQDSFDWYGTFNQLRPGRINAYSIIDAQVSYSFSKVLLRVGANNLLNNHIYQAYGSPSIGGVYYVSLLFDGLLK; the protein is encoded by the coding sequence ATGAGAAAAATTTTCCTATTAGCCGATTTGTTTGTTCCCCTCTTGCTGTTTTCCCAGCAGCCGGAAAGCAATACATCTGCATCAGATTCAGCATCCCGTGTCTTCATGAATGAAGTGGTTGTATCCGCTTCCCGGGTACCCGAAAGTATATTGCGATCACCGGTGAGTGTTGAGAAACTCGATGCCACGGCAATCCATGAAACCCCTTCGTTCAGTTTCTATGAAGGGCTCCAGAATTTGAAATCACTTGAAATGGTAACCAGCGGCCTCACTTATAAACAGGTAAATACAAGGGGATTCAATGATACAGGTAATTCACGTTTCCTTCAGCTTGTTGATGGCGTTGATAATCAAACGCCGGGACTGAGTTTTGCCGTTGGCAATTTGTTTGGTCTCAGTGAGCTGGATGTGGAGAGTGTTGAGCTTATCCCGGGCTCCGCTTCAGCTCTCTATGGTCCGGTTGCTTTCAACGGTGTTTTATTAATGCGGTCGAAGGATCCGTTTAAATACCAGGGACTCAGCGCCCAGGTAAGGGCCGGGATGAACCATTTTGGTGAGAAATATGCAAATCCAACCGGTTTGTATGATTTTTCAATCCGTTATGCCAGGGCATTCAACAACAAACTGGCTTTCAAATTCAATGCTGCCTATTTTAGCGGATTAGACTGGTATGCAACCAACTATACCGATGTGGATCCGGGAACCCCGGCAAACCAGAGAGGTATCAATAACCCCGCCAGGAATGCGCTTAATATTTATGGCGATGATGAAGCTCGCACCCTTGAAGGAATTGGCCGCGTATCACGTACAGGATACGAAGAACGATACTTACTCGATTATGATGTATACAGCCTTAAACTAAGCGGTGCCGTTCATTACCGGATCACTGACAATATGGAACTCGCCTACCAGTATAATTTCAACCAGGGACGTGCTGCATACACCGGAAGCAATCGTTTCCAGCTCAATAACTTTGTATTTGAACAGCACAAGGTTGAATTAAAAGGCAGCAACTATTTTATAAGAGCTTATGCCAATATTGAAAATTCAAAAGATTCATATAATGGCAAAGGCCTCGGACAACTTATAAACAAAACATGGGTAAGGGATCTGGATGGCAATATCGTTCCTGATAACCAGGCTGATGACATGTGGTTTAATCGTTATGCTGCTGCTTATAATGGAACCATTGAAGGTGTTGCGGCAGGCAGCCATTCGGCGGCAAGGGCATTTGCCGATGAAGGAAGGTATTTACCCGGTTCAAAAGCTTTCAATAGCAAAAAGGATTCCCTTATAGGAGTTCAGGGTATCCAGGGGGCAGGAATACTGAGCCAGAGCAAATTTTATCATGTTGAAGGCCAGTATGACCTGAGCCAAAAAGTTCAGTTTGTTGAACTCCTTGTGGGAGGCAACTTCAGAATGTACGATATGTTTACCAACGGCACCCTCTTCGACGATATCAATAATAAAATCACAATTAAAGAAGGCGGTGCATTTGTACAGGTCGGAAAAGAGCTCCTGGATGAAAAACTTAAAATTACCGGTTCGTTAAGGTATGATAAGAACCAGAATTTTGAAGGAAGACTGACACCAAGGGCTACTCTTGTTTATACAGTGGCGCAAAATCATAATTTCAGGGCATCGTACCAGACTGGTTTTCGGAATCCTACGCCCGGAGATCAGTATATAAAACTGAATGCAGGTCCGATTACCATTCTGGGCGGCGTTCCTGATAACAGCAAAGGTATGAATGTGTATGAAAATACATTCACGGCCGCTTCGCTGGGCCCCTTCTTTGGTGCATTCGGAGAGGCCGTTCAGGGGGGAGCATCACCCGAGGAAGCCGTTATGCTGGCAAAAGATCTTTTGGTAAAATCAAACGTTCCCTATATCAAGCCGGAAAGGGTTCAGACTTTTGAAATAGGTTACAAAGCGATTATTACAAAAAAAGTACTTGTTGATTTAAATTTCTATTTCAGCAGCTATCATGATTTCATCCTGAACCAGGTGGTGATGCAACCACAGAGCCCTGTTCTAGGCGATGATGGTAAAATAAACCCGTTGGCGGCCATGGACTTGCTGAACGGAAACAGTCATTTATTCCAGCTTTATACAAATGCCAATGACAAGGTGACCTCAGAAGGTGCTACACTCGGATTAACCTGGCTGTTACCCCATCGGTATACGCTGGGTGGCAATGTTACATGGGCAAAATTTAATTTGCTTAACGCAGATCCAAATGACATACCGGCATTCAATACGCCGGCCAACAGAACGAATTTGACATTCGGGAACAATGCATTAAATGATCATATCGGATTCAGCTTAGCCTGGAGATGGCAGGATTCGTTCGACTGGTATGGCACATTCAACCAGTTGAGACCGGGCAGAATCAATGCGTATTCCATTATTGATGCCCAGGTCAGCTACAGCTTTTCAAAAGTCCTGCTCCGGGTTGGTGCCAATAACCTGTTGAATAACCATATTTACCAGGCTTATGGTTCACCTTCAATAGGCGGGGTTTATTATGTTTCATTATTATTTGACGGACTTCTGAAATGA
- a CDS encoding MFS transporter — translation MTHTTQTITVAYRSESYVSFGLWIMFAICLVGNIMAGSVSTIMPVYLPAISGDLIKEFSDGRISDISSFLNAFYLAGWTIGGLTWGLIADKIGRTRSLALSVSMFGLFTLLISSAQSWELLMLFRFLSGFGVGGTLVMNTTFLTEVWPEKTREVFVGILSIGFPIGIVSSGTLNYMIPQWRTGFLIGTIPLIIGILSFGLLRESEKWKVSRSERTSQPNVILLKQNRANLINGAIIYGSMLIGLWAVFSWLPTWIQNLQNVHTEGQERSLGIMLLGMGGLAGGFFSGWIAKSLGTRKTMLLCFGGSFLIAVILFKTNTSFSNLVLVEIGLLAFLFGISQGMLGYYIPLLFPVSIRATSTGFCYNIGRIFTTAAVFFIGWLVNVLGGYGNSLLLFSLVFLIGFIVLFYSKKITN, via the coding sequence ATGACACATACAACGCAAACAATTACAGTCGCCTACCGGTCAGAATCCTATGTGAGCTTCGGGTTATGGATCATGTTTGCGATTTGTCTTGTCGGAAATATTATGGCAGGAAGTGTATCAACGATCATGCCGGTTTACCTTCCTGCGATTTCAGGGGATTTAATTAAAGAATTTTCAGATGGACGAATTAGTGATATCAGCTCTTTTCTGAATGCTTTTTATCTTGCAGGCTGGACAATCGGCGGTCTTACCTGGGGGTTAATAGCCGATAAAATCGGGAGGACACGTTCACTGGCTCTTTCTGTAAGTATGTTCGGCCTTTTCACCCTTTTAATCTCTTCTGCTCAGTCCTGGGAACTGCTTATGCTTTTCAGGTTTCTGAGTGGTTTCGGCGTAGGCGGAACCCTTGTAATGAACACCACATTTCTCACAGAAGTATGGCCTGAAAAGACCAGGGAAGTTTTTGTGGGTATCCTTTCAATCGGATTTCCGATAGGGATCGTTTCATCAGGAACCCTGAATTATATGATACCCCAGTGGAGAACAGGATTTTTGATCGGAACCATCCCGCTGATCATTGGTATTCTATCTTTCGGCCTGCTCAGGGAATCGGAAAAATGGAAAGTCTCCAGGAGTGAGCGCACCTCGCAACCGAATGTCATCCTCCTGAAGCAAAACAGGGCAAACCTGATCAATGGGGCTATCATTTACGGTTCCATGCTGATCGGACTTTGGGCTGTTTTTTCATGGTTGCCGACCTGGATACAGAACCTGCAGAATGTTCATACCGAGGGACAGGAAAGGAGCCTGGGAATAATGCTTCTTGGCATGGGAGGCCTCGCCGGTGGTTTCTTTTCGGGATGGATAGCGAAATCCCTTGGGACCCGAAAGACTATGCTTCTTTGTTTTGGAGGCTCTTTTCTGATTGCTGTAATATTATTTAAGACAAACACCTCCTTTTCAAACCTTGTGCTTGTTGAAATTGGCCTCCTTGCATTTCTTTTCGGGATCAGCCAGGGCATGCTGGGATATTACATTCCTTTATTATTCCCTGTTTCAATAAGGGCTACTTCAACTGGTTTTTGCTATAACATTGGCCGCATATTCACAACTGCTGCTGTTTTCTTTATCGGATGGCTCGTAAATGTCCTTGGCGGTTACGGTAACTCCCTGTTGCTTTTTTCTTTAGTATTTCTTATTGGATTCATTGTATTGTTTTATTCAAAAAAAATAACAAATTAA
- a CDS encoding peroxidase-related enzyme (This protein belongs to a clade of uncharacterized proteins related to peroxidases such as the alkylhydroperoxidase AhpD.) — MAYILVPEGLPGIRGLMAFRPETSAPLNDLAEALLRGDNTLSKGERELIATFVSALNDCYFCQNSHGGYAQHFLNCSTDYIDQVKKDYLSAPMSDKMRALLAIAEKVQKGGKNVTEEIVTNAKDKGATDHEIHDTVLIAAAFCMFNRYVDGLGTWAPEDRQYYIERAAERAHLGYSNYDPKQ, encoded by the coding sequence ATGGCTTACATACTGGTTCCGGAAGGACTTCCGGGTATAAGGGGATTGATGGCCTTCAGGCCTGAAACATCTGCACCGCTTAATGATCTGGCTGAAGCCCTGCTTCGCGGTGATAACACACTTTCCAAAGGCGAGAGAGAGCTTATCGCAACCTTTGTTTCGGCTTTAAACGACTGCTATTTTTGTCAGAATTCACATGGCGGATATGCGCAGCATTTTCTGAATTGCAGCACTGATTATATTGACCAGGTGAAAAAAGACTATTTGTCAGCACCCATGTCTGATAAAATGCGTGCCCTGCTTGCAATTGCTGAAAAAGTTCAAAAAGGCGGAAAAAATGTAACTGAAGAAATTGTAACAAATGCAAAAGATAAAGGCGCGACAGATCATGAAATACATGATACTGTGCTTATTGCCGCGGCATTCTGCATGTTTAACAGGTATGTTGACGGGCTGGGCACCTGGGCGCCTGAAGACCGCCAGTATTATATCGAAAGGGCTGCTGAACGTGCCCACCTGGGGTATTCAAACTACGATCCGAAACAATAG
- a CDS encoding M20/M25/M40 family metallo-hydrolase, whose protein sequence is MKLTSLILIGLILICLQNSNAQSVLPVEYQALSREIFKELIEINTIPEKGCTKAVLAMAVRLKNAGFKDQDMVIAGPHPDHKNLVIRYQGKDHSHAILFICHLDVVQALLSDWSTDPFTFTEKDGYFYGRGTTDIKSEDADLIVNLIRLKKENFFPSCDIIVALTDDEEGGDYNGVDWLLVNRPELIKADYAINPDGGGGDLKNGIPFLQAVQTSEKIYISYDLETRNKGGHSSIPVKDNAIYELSAALTNLSNYQFPLNLNETTQFFFQSMAETENGQTKIDMLALAQNPDDTLAANRLASSRPYYNAMMRTTCVATLISGGHAENALPQSAHATINCRMLPDEKPADVFVALTRVVDDSLIRIIPINEPFVAPLSPLNKQVMVSMKKTTDSMWPRVIITPVMMTGASDGRFLRKAGIPVYGISGMFGDPDDVRAHGMDERINARSFYEGVEFMYRFIRNLTE, encoded by the coding sequence ATGAAACTTACCAGTCTGATCCTTATCGGGTTAATCCTTATATGTCTGCAAAACAGTAACGCTCAGAGTGTACTTCCTGTTGAGTACCAGGCGCTTTCCAGGGAAATTTTTAAAGAACTTATCGAAATCAATACCATACCGGAAAAGGGATGCACAAAAGCCGTCCTGGCAATGGCTGTCAGGCTGAAAAATGCAGGTTTTAAAGATCAGGATATGGTAATTGCCGGTCCGCATCCCGACCATAAGAATCTTGTTATAAGATACCAAGGTAAGGACCATTCGCATGCCATATTATTTATCTGCCATCTGGATGTGGTGCAGGCTTTACTAAGTGACTGGTCAACCGATCCATTCACCTTTACAGAAAAGGACGGATATTTTTATGGGCGTGGAACCACAGACATTAAAAGTGAGGATGCTGATTTAATTGTAAATCTTATTCGTCTGAAAAAGGAAAATTTTTTTCCCTCTTGTGATATCATTGTTGCTCTTACGGATGATGAAGAAGGTGGTGACTACAACGGTGTTGACTGGCTGCTTGTCAACCGGCCTGAACTGATAAAGGCGGATTATGCCATAAATCCTGATGGCGGCGGAGGTGATCTGAAGAATGGTATTCCATTCCTGCAGGCGGTGCAAACCAGTGAAAAGATATACATCAGTTATGATCTTGAAACCAGGAATAAAGGAGGTCACAGTTCAATTCCCGTTAAAGACAATGCCATATATGAATTGTCAGCAGCACTCACCAATTTAAGTAATTACCAGTTTCCACTGAATCTGAATGAAACGACACAATTCTTTTTTCAATCCATGGCTGAGACTGAGAATGGCCAAACTAAAATCGATATGCTGGCATTAGCACAAAATCCGGATGATACGTTGGCAGCAAACCGTCTTGCTTCTTCCAGGCCATATTACAATGCCATGATGAGAACTACCTGTGTAGCTACCCTTATCAGCGGCGGACATGCTGAAAATGCGCTGCCTCAAAGTGCACATGCTACAATCAATTGCAGGATGCTTCCAGATGAGAAACCTGCCGATGTGTTTGTTGCGTTAACAAGAGTGGTTGATGACAGCCTTATCAGAATAATACCGATTAATGAACCCTTTGTTGCACCACTGTCTCCCCTGAATAAGCAGGTAATGGTCAGTATGAAGAAAACTACAGATTCCATGTGGCCGAGAGTGATTATCACGCCTGTAATGATGACTGGTGCTTCAGACGGACGATTTTTAAGAAAAGCAGGAATCCCGGTTTACGGAATATCCGGAATGTTTGGTGATCCCGACGATGTGAGAGCCCATGGAATGGACGAAAGGATTAATGCAAGATCCTTTTATGAAGGTGTCGAGTTTATGTATCGGTTCATCAGGAACTTAACTGAATAA
- a CDS encoding NigD-like C-terminal domain-containing protein: protein MKQYRFFYFLLLITLVFTSCTKDENKQYYQVLGTVSKTEDSTIIIADDNMRLLVQNPNSLSSLDSSDRIIAYFSINEQTLPAGIDYVVEIYNYSKVLYKPVVDLTEANADSIGNDALEIREMWVAKNFMNLNFDYYGNNQIHRINLVRMPGNTSSDTIQLEVRHNDYNDAQLSLMNGFVCFNLEGLKKEAADSVVLHVRAQEYNSRVYDKYFTYKY, encoded by the coding sequence ATGAAACAATATCGCTTTTTCTATTTCTTACTTTTAATTACACTGGTTTTCACCTCCTGTACAAAGGATGAGAACAAGCAATATTACCAGGTGTTGGGAACAGTTTCAAAGACTGAAGACAGTACCATTATTATTGCTGATGACAACATGAGGTTACTTGTGCAAAATCCAAATTCTTTAAGCAGTCTTGACAGCAGTGACCGTATTATAGCTTATTTTTCAATCAATGAACAAACCCTTCCGGCCGGAATCGATTACGTGGTTGAAATCTATAATTACTCAAAAGTGCTTTACAAACCAGTAGTGGATTTGACGGAAGCTAATGCTGACTCCATAGGGAATGATGCTCTTGAAATAAGAGAAATGTGGGTTGCCAAGAACTTTATGAATCTGAATTTCGATTATTATGGCAACAATCAGATACACCGTATCAACCTGGTACGTATGCCCGGCAATACCTCATCTGATACCATACAGCTTGAAGTTCGTCATAACGACTATAATGATGCCCAGCTTTCCTTAATGAACGGTTTTGTTTGTTTCAACCTCGAAGGGTTGAAAAAGGAAGCAGCCGATTCAGTTGTGCTTCATGTAAGAGCGCAGGAATACAACAGCAGGGTGTACGACAAGTACTTTACTTATAAATATTAA